A window of the Hordeum vulgare subsp. vulgare chromosome 5H, MorexV3_pseudomolecules_assembly, whole genome shotgun sequence genome harbors these coding sequences:
- the LOC123452827 gene encoding receptor-like protein 44, with translation MSQPSQHHHFPPFAVAVAVAAVLVLLSPPSAADPNDELCLSSLQQSLSLHNWTKSFFTDPCDGFISKLQGVTCNNGRVYKLSLPGLSLSGSIPPELSNCTNLQSLDLSSNALSGAIPTELSKLLNLAVLNLSANALSGAIPRELASCAYLNVIDLHGNQLSGPIPDELGLLVRLSTFDVSYNRLSGPIPVLLANRSIAGGGGAVAAGTTARFNASSFAGNKDLYGYPLPPMRGHGLSVLAIVGIGLGSGLLSLVLSFSAVCIWLRSTDRTAATPGEEGKISHLMPAY, from the coding sequence ATGTCCCAACCAAGCCAACACCACCACTTCCCGCCGtttgccgtcgccgtcgccgtcgcggcCGTGCTAGTCCTGCTCTCGCCGCCGTCTGCCGCCGACCCAAACGATGAGCTGTGCCTGTCGAGCCTCCAGCAGTCCCTCTCCCTCCACAACTGGACCAAGTCCTTCTTCACCGACCCCTGTGACGGCTTCATCTCCAAGCTCCAGGGCGTCACCTGCAACAACGGCCGCGTCTACAAGCTTTCCCTCCCCGGGCTCTCCCTCTCCGGCTCCATCCCGCCGGAGCTCTCCAACTGCACCAACCTCCAGTCGCTGGACCTGTCCTCCAACGCGCTGTCCGGCGCCATCCCGACGGAGCTGTCCAAGCTGCTCAACCTGGCCGTGCTCAACCTCTCCGCCAACGCCCTCTCCGGCGCCATCCCGCGGGAGCTCGCGAGCTGCGCCTACCTCAACGTCATAGATCTCCACGGCAACCAGCTCTCCGGGCCCATCCCGGACGAGCTCGGCCTCCTCGTACGTCTCTCCACCTTCGACGTCTCGTACAACCGGCTCTCCGGCCCCATCCCCGTGCTCCTCGCGAACCGCAGTatcgccggcggcggcggagcggtgGCTGCCGGGACGACGGCGAGGTTCAATGCCAGCTCCTTCGCCGGGAACAAAGACCTGTACGGGTACCCTCTACCACCAATGCGAGGTCACGGGCTGTCCGTGCTCGCCATCGTCGGCATCGGCCTCGGCAGCGGGCTGCTCAGCCTCGTGCTTAGCTTCTCCGCCGTCTGCATCTGGCTCCGCTCCACCGACCGCACAGCCGCCACGCCCGGCGAGGAGGGCAAGATCTCACACCTCATGCCGGCCTACTGA